The window TAAGTTCCCAACATCCTTACCACAGGGTTTTCCGCATTTCAGTAGGAGGGTGCCCCCTGTCCTGTGAATACAGGGCATAGACTCTGCCATACCCAAGTGCACTGTACCTCTTCTGACATCTTTATTTATCCACGTAAATCATGTTGGACAAACATAAATTCAGTAGGAATCCAGATCTCTCCTAGGCTAGCATACTGCCAAATCTGGGACTGGAGAGTCCATGAGGATTCCGGACTTGGTTATTTAAGATTGATTTCATAGGATGCAAACAAACACTAATATAGTTTTCGAGTTATTTGCATTATTAGTCAAGCATGCTAAATGCTTCATAGTTTATGCTTTCTGCAGTTTTTAAGGAAGCCTGCATCATTGTATATAACAAGATCACCTAAACCAGTCGCCaaccaaaagaacaaaactGGCTACAGTATTTACAGCTCTTTAATGAAGGTCGACACTATTCATAGAGATACACCTTTTTCTTGTTGATGAAAAAGTGCTCATCAATTAGCTGAGTCCTCAACGGCATAAAGTATCAAGAAATTTGTGGGATGTTGGCTGGCACACTCCAAAAAGATGGATTACAGCATTCAAAACTTAGGTAAAGCAAAATTTCATAAACGTCCTATTTAAGAAAATGGCTTCATGACCCTAATAATGCAGCAGAATCTGTCACACTCCAAGTGATTCTGAAACTTGAAAAACTTCTTTACTCAAGTGCAGATCCATTCGTTACCTTCCTCTCTTTTAACTCCAaacctcttcatttttttaattttggttttttctggAAGGGTCAATAAGATAAGGGTAAGACAGTAGATTTATTGGTATATAGAGAGGGTGAAAGTTGTGCAAGCTTCTGGATCACACCTCGCGCCCTATAATAAATGATAAAGTAAGATATGAAAGAGGCAAATAAACaattataagaaaacaaaaaacagtgaAATAAGTTGGTTGGTTGGATTAGATTTTGGTGGGGTCTCCAGGTATGCAGAGGAGGATGCAATATAATATCTTAGCCTAAAATTCTTCCTCGCTTTGTCCCTTTTGCAAGGTGAGATGTATTCCAACATAATCATCATAAAGGAATCCATGGAAACTTTGTCTAGATGTTGTTTCTAGAAACACCCCACCATTAATTTGGAGTGCTGTACAAGGTGAAATATACATAGTAGTTAGTACCACGCtgtaaattaatttcaattgaaCCAATCAATCTGTTTGTAGATTTATGCAGATCAATTTACCCCAAGAGCATGGTTAATTTCATAGATATGTTTTCAGAAAGTAGCtcacaaaatttagaaagaataaagaataaaagaaaaaagatttgtaATGTATAAGCGACCACATGTTTCCGAAAAGTATGAATTAAGCTTATCTGGTTACAATTGTCCTGcgtattttcttttcattttttattctaatcaTTGTCTCATTATCGGTATGGTTGTTATGTataattattgttatcatttcaATCATTGTGGTCGTCATCATCCTAATTTAATAATAACAGCAGGGAGTGGACTTAAGGGGTATGTGTTCAAAAGGTTGAGTTGGGCCTATGCTAGGGTGGGCTGAGAATTTGTCCCGCTGGGCTAGTTTGAATAATACAACTTTCAGAATACCCCAGACTTACCGTTCTTGTTGAGTTTTCATGGGCTTCACGCTGGGCTCGCACGAAAATAGTGTGTGAAAACGCTATAGACAGCTAAAAGTTCCTcaatttaaatagaaaaaaagatttAGTTTACGTTAGTTGCcactaatattaatattaaatactaGCAGTAAATTATAACTAAACGCGTAAACATTCTGGTTAGGCCCAATTGGTAAATCCTGAACTGGACGGACGAATGCGCGTATAAACCTCGAGCAAACTCCGGTTTTAGAAGTGTGTAAATGAAAGCAGTAATTAACAAGCTTATTTTGTTCTATAATTATGCAGTAATATTACCAAGGGTGACATCCATTTGGGTATCTAAGGATTTCTCATGTGCACTGTTGATGGGTTGTTAAAGTTGATGCCCGAGACCAAGGTTCAAATCTAGGGATTTTAATGGGACAAGTTCAGAACAAGTCACTCCCATCTCGATCCCATTCTTCCTTATAAAACTCTTAAATAAGGAGAGATGGGTACGAGAATTTCTCATATTTGCCtcatccaatattttttttaaaatttaatttaattacattcataatatatattttataaatagataaatactataattttttataatttattttgttgaaaaatagcttttttatcatcatatgtgttaaaatggaaaaataaaaatttaaattcaactaTATGTATAATCAAGGGTGCCAGAATGGGAAAACttatctcaaattttctttttcttttaagtcaAACCTACTCATAACCCCTTTACTTCAATTGTTCCACTAGAAAACTATCCGAAAAAGCAGGCCCACTGTCATTGTAGGAGCATCTATTTTCAAAGCTAGAATGAAGCTTTAGGAGAAACCCCTGGTATGGATTGACTTGCATAGACTGAGCGCATAATCACCTCATTAGATGTGTGCGGATAATCTCAGTTTtcaatgattaaattatttcacttttttactAAGTTCAAAGTTAGTGCAATTAATTATGGGTTTGTTTATAATTAGGCATCCAGTTCCACGCCAATTCTTGGAGaccattttaatataatattttatcccAACAGGAATCGAATATGATATACATAGCACGCTGCACGCCTAATATCAAACAGATGATCTGAATAAATAATATACAGCCATTTCAACGTTTGAAACTCATCTCTTTGCCTACTGAATCCAAACCTTTTCTTCCTCGCCACTCACATGAGACACTTCATGAATTAAAATGGAAGGATTCTTCACGGTGGCAGTTTTCCAGGAAGGAGCAGAGGATGAGTGTGCGTCCTTGTAAAGTTAAAGCAACATTTGTTCTTTCCTGCCATCCTTCTTATTGAAAACACTTCCAAGATGCCAACCTCATGTGTAAAACAGTGAGGGATGGTGGAAGAGAAAAGGTAGTTGCAATCCAAATTGGTCGGTGCATTTGAGGATGTGGTGTGGTAAAAGTGGTGAAGTCGTAGACTCGTCGTGGTGGACATGGAACTACACTAAACTATGATTTTAATCAACCGAATCGCGTATAGGTATAGGTATAGGCAACCTTTGGGTTCTATTTAATTTGTCTTTAAGAAATCGATCACTTGTTTGAGGGTTGGAGTAATTTATATCAAGGGACTACATGTCACATATATATCAGGCTTTATTATAATTCAAGGAAGGTAATAAGGACGTAACTTCGTATCAATTAATACTGAAGAAATGTGAAAATCGATGGGCACGTGGGAGAAGATCAATTGGACCTAAATTTAGTAGTGATATTGTCAATTAGGGCCAACTAAGATTATCAATGAGCAGACACGGAAAATTCTTCTGACGGGAAAGAAGTATTGCCAAATCTTCCTGTACAAAATATATAAGCATGCTAAGCCTCAATTTAGTTGGGACGTTGACATAGAACCAGCTCATCTCTTCCTTGCTTTCAAGCCATGGCTTCCGAGGATGATCTCTGTAGAGATTATCTGCTGTTGAAACCAGAAGAAGCTAGCTTCTTGGATCTGGTTCGCGTTCTGTGTTGTTCTGAATGGGAGAAAAGAGGATTTATAGAGTGTACAGAAGAGAAGGAGCTGATGAGAGAGCGCCGATGGATCATATTCATCTCCCTCCTTGTGCAGAAAATGCTCCTTTACCTGAGAAAGCCTATGGCTATCACTGGGTCTGTAGTGGAGCTGTGGCTGAATCTTCTCTCAAGCAATGGCGGCTTTCTGGCCCTCCTGTTAAATCTCTTGAAAGGTTTGGGTTTTCTTCCTTCAAAAACTGTGTCAACGTTGACCTTAAATATTATTCAGTTTGCATCATTCATGTTGTAAACCATCTCTCAGCTTTTTCTCTTATAGTTTGTTTGCTTTTCCTCCAAAACTACAAAGCCTGGCATCTTTCCAAAAATTCAGAAACGACTGGCATGGGAAATTAAATACGCGTTCATGTAGTTTAGTATATATTGATGTTATGAtgcattaatatatttaaattaattgcaTAATAAATACAAGTCATAAACCGTAGTATCGCTGTTCCCATTTCCCACTCACAGAAAAGATCAGTGAACTCAGATAAGATCAAAGAAAGCTAAAAGGTGGACATGCTTGGTCAATCAACCGCCCGAAACCAAGCTTGAATGTGTAGAACATGAAGTGGATCTTATCATTAAAAAAGTCCTCACAGCTGTTAGTACCAGGATTAAGAACTATATGGTTTCATGTCGTACTTATTCAGATTCATCCTAGGGCTTAACCATCGGAAATACACAGGAGGACCTGGAGTCATCCCATACAACACACCCATTCAACCATCTTGAACCTTGACTCATGGTGAGGGTGACATGGTTGTGTAATCATCACGGGCCTTGCACGCTCATTGACTTATCCCAAAGGTCATTTCATTTCTCCTGGGTATTATTACATACATAATAGgtaaataagaatgaaaatggtagaaaaatgTGTGCCTTCATCTGTATAATTCTAAGGCTTTGTTTCGTTTCAaagaatacaaataaataaataaaaaatatggttttacctttgatttcattataaaaaaataaaaaaatatattaaatctatttaaaatttatatatatttaaattattcattctttatttaaaaaaaaaataagtaaaataaattttaaaaaatataaaaataatttattaaaatttaatccatttttctttcttttttttcgctattttttcttctaatttttcattttattttatttattttgatggaGTCAAGACTTGGAATAAAAGCAATTTACATCAGAAGAGGGGCCACTGAAAAACCGGTCCATGTTTAGGCACCTTGTATTGATGAAACAGGGTTACCCATTCATTTGcgtatcaaaattttctaaaaagaagaaaggaaaaaaaacggCAATGATGATGAATCGGATTTGCAAATCCCACGTGTAATAGCTGGGCTAATACCAAAGGATTTGAGTGGCGTGTAGGGAAGATGGCGCTGCCAGATAAATCGTCAGCAGAATTCACATCAGTGTTGGGAAATCTTGACACTAGAGTGGACTTAGACAGGAGCATAAAAAACGATGACCACAGATATACCCTCTCATTGTCTATAATGGCTGCTAAATTATCGTACGAGAATGAAGATTTCGTCCAATCTGTTGTCAGAGATCACTGGaaggtaaataataaatatagcATCATTGCATGGGAGAACCCCATCCATCTCATGATTAatgattcttaatttttaattttcatgtatCTTGTGCAGATGGAATTCTTGACGTTTTACAATTTCTGGAACGGTATGAACACCTTTATGTTGCcttctttttttatcttttgtttcagACATTTCTACATGGTAATGTTAAGAGGCTTACCGCCTAAGTCCCAGTGATCTGAAAGACTGAAACTCATGCAGGACTATACCTTCATATTCACATTTAACATTCAATTGGGCAAATTAGTTTATAAAATCTAGAGGTCTGATCACAAATCGACCTGATATTTGCTCATTGGGTGTCAATTGTCAAAGGGAATAAAATTTCGTGATTAAGTTAAATTGTTTCAACTTTCTTAATCCTCTTCATCCTTCCTTTGGAACTCTCACAGGAGGACAAAGTAGGTAAAGTATTAAGgatcttttttctttaattacaAAGGGTCTCCATCTCAGTTGCCTTTAAAGAATCAAATTGGTGTGTTTACTAACTTTACTTACAGACACAAGGAAAAAAGGAAGTGCTGAGGAAACTTCctagaaaatatctaaaagttaGAAGTATGACAAGTCTTGCATTACTTGTCAAAGCATTGTCAGAATGTTAGTGGTAGACTGGTAGCCGGTAGGTAAACCTAACCCATCTCATATTCTTCAAAAAGACATGGACTATTTAAATGCTCGTCTTTTTCTCAGTGTCCTTTTGTATTGTCTACATACGTACCAAacatttctttatttccttaCATTGCTAATTGGAAGAATTAAAGATCAGATTATATCAAGCATAAATTTTTAGTGACTCAAATCATGACTCTGACTCATGCAGTTTGTAGTACTACTACAAATCCTAAAATCCCACAATGTTTTGATGTGTGTAATGGATTTATTTAGAGAAGTTCCTAATGGTCAACCCCCCCAAGCTTTAAACAATTTCCTCAGGCAAGAACTGCGGTACTCATCAAAAAGTTTAAATCCAACTAATGCTTGGCATGCAGAATATCAAAAGAAATTCTCAACGCAAGCCTTCATGTTCCGTGATACAAGTAGTGATCCTGCCCTCATCGTAGTGGCGTTCAGAGGCACCGAGCCATTTGACGCGGATGCGTGGAGGACAGATTTTGACATCTCATGGTACAAGCTACCCAATGTGGGTAAGATCCATGGTGGATTCATGAAAGCTCTCGGCCAGCAAAAGCGCATAGGGTGGCCGAAGGAGATTGAACAAGGCAATGACAGTTCATTATTGGCTTACTATACCATTAGACAACAGCTGAGAGAGATTCTGCACAAGGATGAAAAAGCAAAGTTTATAGTGACGGGACACAGCTTGGGCGGGGCACTAGCAATCCTGTTTGTGGCTATTCTAGCGTATCATGAGGAGTCCTGGTTGATGGAGAAGTTGGAAGGGGTCTACACTTTTGGGCAGCCAAGGGTGGGGGATGAGCAGTTTGGGAAGTTCATGGAGGAGAAGTTTAGAACGCATAATGTGAGATATTTGAGATGCGTTTACTGCAACGATATGGTGGTTAGGTTGCCTTATGATGACAGAATCCTCTTGTTTAAGCACTTTGGGACCTGCCTCTACTTCAATAGCTGCTACAGGGGGGAGGTGACCAGTTCTACTTCTATATATCCCCCTTTCTACATCTCCATGCATATGAATATATCTTATTGAATATTGATGCATGGATCAGTGCTATTGTtcataatttgtttatattttggcCCTGAGACTGAGTCCATATACTGACCTGATTGGGATGCAGGTGGTACGGGAGGAACCAGACAAGAATTACTTCTCCGTGGTGTGGGCCATTCCCAAGATCTTAAATGCAGTTTGGGAGCTGATTAGAAGTTTTATCATCCCATACATCAAGGGTCCGGACTACAGAGAAGGGTGGTTTCAGAGATTGTTAAGGGTAGTTGGGTTGGTAATTCCTGGATTGTCAGATCATGGCCCTCAAGATTATGTTAATACCACCAGGTTGGGATCCTTGCCTTTAACTCCACAACTCTAAGACCCAACTCAACAACTTCTTAAACTTGAATCACATACAAGATTCGGTTCCGCTGCACTGGATTCCATGTTCCCTTCTTAAAAGATCTGTTTGCTTGAACTGAAATAGAAGCGAACTGAGATATCAGACACAGAAATATCATTCTTTTATCAATGGACCTGCGTCTGTAAGGCATCCTAGAGCACTTTGTATTCTTAAATACAATATCTCGTATCtcgatttaaaattattatatttcatataggtgagatacaaaaaaaatgttaaataatatattttattacttattgtatttcatatttaaaaagaacATTGCATGTGATTAGTGATGAgataatttattacaaattattcATTGGAAACTCCCGAAACAGGGTTTCCCAATTAAAGATGATCCACAGGCTATGATCTAATTCTTAGTTGGGATTCTAATACATAGTATAATCATCAAGCAATCATGTGGGCTTAAAAAGGGTTAGGATTTGTTTGATACCTagttatatacatatataattgaATTGATTGATTCTTATTGTATAGAAACCACCTATGAAATAATTTAACACCAGAAGAAATTTCATTACTATTATCATTGTGATTACAATTTACAGGATCATAGCTCTAAGCAATGTCCCACTTACGACTCACAAGGCAACATCTGTAGATTCTGTACGAATTAATATTGTGATACTTGTGGTATTGTTGCAATTTCAAGATCAAAAGAATCGGAACCTAAAAATGTAAGGACTAGTATTAAATGACCATTCTCGACATTCCTTTTAAGATGTGGAACACATTGTTGAATTTGTCtgtattaaaaagataaatgtGATTGACCTGATTTGGTAATTCGGTTGGGACATGGGCACAGCAACAATTCATCTTCGTCTTCTTCCTTGTTTCAACTCCTTGGCTGGGGAGCAGACATCAGCAACAGTGTTGAAACCAGAAAAAAGCAAGCCCTGTTTCTGGTGAACTAGAAAAATGAGGATTCCTCCTACTTTCTTGTGAACTAGAAATTAAAAGGAGGATTTATGGAGCGTTGAAAAGGCATGAAGCTGGTGTTAAATTATTCATAAAGGAAGTACGTTGGAAATTTCAGGCTTTCCAGCAACCTTCATGTTTGGAGACTGATGAAAAATCTCGACAGATGATAAATTTGGACACCCAATTCGACTTAGATAGGAGCGTGAACAAGGGCGATAACAGCTATAGTGACTAACTGTCTATGAATTGGCAGAGTAGTGAAAGAATCAACCAACATTTTAACGCCAAGTAGAAAACACACAGTTTTGATCCAATGACCATAGCAGTTCACTAGGAGCAAGCCTAAATGCAAACGCTCATTTTCCGTGATACAAGTGCTGACCCTAAGCAACTGAACCCATCGTGGTAGCATTCAGGGGCACCAGGCTATTCCAGGGAGGCAGATGAGCAGCCGAATGTGGGTGATATCCACTGTAGCATTAAGAAACCTCTCGGCCAACAAAAGTGCAGATTAAAATGTCCCCAGGAAATTGAGCAAGAAAGGGAAGATCATTGGCTTCGTGCACAATCAGAGAAAAGCTGACATGAATCATGAATCTTCCAAAAGAATGAGAGCAACAATTATATTGATAGGATGCAGCTTAGGTGGGGGCAGTAGCCATACTGTTTGTGGATATTCCAGCGTATCATGAAGAGGCAGGGTTGATGGAGAAGTCGAAAGGAGTGTTACACATTTGGGCAGCAAAGCGTAGGGGATGAGCAATTTGGGGAGTTCAGGAGAAATTGAAGGCCCATAATGGAAGATATTTGAGCTGCGGTTAGTGCAACGACATAGTGGCTTATAAGCACTTTGGGACGTGGCTCTATTGCAATAGCTGCTTCTGACCTTGTGTTTTATTCATTCCCTACAAAATTTTAGCTTCAGAATGAGTCGATAGTCCAATGGTAGATGAAAAAACTGAATTTAACTGTTAATTTTTTTGGTCATccataatttattgatattcttTTTCCATCCAGGTTATATTGTAAGTACTAAACAACATTTAGCTTTTTGGTGTTACGGGTCATAACCAAGATCTTAAATGCAGTCTTGGAACCAACAGAAGCTTTCATCCCATTGACAGAGGGTCCGGCCCATAAAAGAAGGACGGTTTTTTTCTTCTGTTGAGACTTAAAAGAGTAATTGGGTTGGTAAATCAGCTCATTCTCCTCAAGAGAATCTTTACCTGGTAGAGACACTAGGAGCCATAACAAACCCAGAAAATTTAGACACCTACTTTGTTTAAAAAGCTATCTCCGATTGTGTATAACACATGCATGTCTTCcgcaattaattttttttttccttactgttttaaaataaaactagcCATGTAGTTGCAAGAATttctctaaatattttaaaatgcacAGCCATGGAAAAATTAGCCCTCCAATTGTGTTATGAAATATAATGCCCAATCAGATGAATGGCAACTGCCATAGTGTGACAAGCCTGaaagttgatatatatatatacacacacacatgaaTACATGCCTTTATCATCCAAACATTTTTACACACATCGAAATCCCCAGTAATGCTGCAACCCGGATCTTACATCTTATCTGAAATCTTGGTGAAGTAATGGTGCTCCAAGTTTTCCACAAAACTGCATTGACACCAATGTAGTGTCAAAATAGTACCTGCTCTGTGCTGTACACCtttcattcatttccttgcaCTTAACTTAGCACTCCATTTCTCGCTCTTATTTATACCAGACCAGAGACCCAGCATACCTTCCATCAGGATCAAATAAATGTTAGGAGAATAATGAGGAACTCTTTGGATTTGCATATCATTCAAAACTAGTCCGGTGTTGCATATCTAATTTAGAATTTCAAACACAAAtgttacttaaaatttttaccATCATTTCCAGTGATGGCATGGTAGTGTAAAATTGTGCCTTCAAATGATATAATACCAAAGGGGACATCCACACATATTATAACCAACATGCCATAAACAGAAATCtgaattgtatttaattttagcACTCCCAGCAACAAAATTGCCTTTGTTGCCCCTATGCATAAGTAGATTTCTAGAATGAAAATAACAGCACAAATGGGCAGGGAAGCCTTGCCCATTTATCTGGCTGATTTACATTCTGCTGTAGAAATAAAAACTGTCCCTTCCAGGCAAATGAGGAAGCTTCTACAGAAAGAAGTCATTTGTCTTGATGTCATAACGACCAGAAAACTAAGATGCAATCATACTTTGATGTTAAAATTTGACAGCAATAACATAAGCTTATAAAATTCCAGTCCAGTCAAGCAACTAATATATAAAGGTTAGTTGTGCTAAAAATGCTCGATCAATCtttcttatgaagaaaaataatagatgCAAGATTATAGAGACATATGACAGACAGAAGTAAACTTACCTGACACTTAAAGCTGATTAACATGGAGCTCCAGATGGCTGGATGTGAAATTAGAAAGCATGGCAAGTAAAACAACCACTCAAGGAACTCATCTGACGAGTCTTGCAGAAGGATACAGCCTTGTGAGCAGTCCCAGAAACTTGATGGGCATGGTTGGCTAACACTGAGCTCCTCATTTCTTGAGCTTTCCTCTGAGCAGATCTTAGCTTGTTCATTATCTTATCCATGGATGATGATCTTTTCTTTTCCAGTTTCATCTGAACCCATGTGTTTAAGTCGGTAAGAGCCACAGTAGTGAATGCTCATGCTTCCATTTATAAGAAGCATGGACCTTACAATGCAAACATTACAAGGTTCCCACAAAATGCTGGTAATCTAGCAATCTACGATCTGgatatcaatatataaaaactaattCTATGGAAGGATTACATTTACCGACATGAAGTAAATTTATCATACtgaattctaaattttaaattttcatttatcattttatttaggTTAATTTCATTGACCTCCCCTAAGGTTTTGACTGAATACACCTAGTCcccattggtttgaaatttcatcaaatacctccCCTTCCTTTCTTATTTGTTGTTTTCATTCACCTCCCCTCTAATTCAAAACAAgggaggtatttgaagaattttcaaattagtAGGGACTAGTTGTATTTAGCTAAAATCCCAAGGGAAGTGAGCGAAATTAACCCCTTCTATTTCATTATAAGAAATAGTATAAAAATCAATAACCAGAAATTAGCAAACAGAGTTTTTTTATAAGGGCAAGGAGAGGGAGTTTTGCTGGCCCATTGCAGGGGGGTAGGGTTTATTTTATGGCTGCCACAGCAAGCACTTAATGTGCTATGCTTCTAGATGATTCAATCCTTTCTAGCAGACCTATCTAACAGATACACAAAAGTCCAGTGGAAAATGTTTTGGTaatgacaaagaaaagaaactatATTCTTCGACAGTAAATGTCTCCacaaattttttctatttacgTGGAAAAAGCAACCAGAAAAGAACCTCTAGTTTCCGAATTGCTGCCTCAGCTTTTGCCTTCTGCAGGTTCTCCCAAGCAGTGATTTTGGCTTCCTCTCTTTTAACCCTGCAACAGGGAGGGGTGcaacataattatattatataaactgAATTAATTTTAGAGCTTCCAATCACATTTTAGTCAACCTAGCCATCTCATGCTTAGTGTAATTCAGAAACTCATTGCTGCTCACACCAATTTCTTGTCATACTAGAGTGTTTAATGGGGTGACATTTCCTGGAGTTGGCAATACCGGAGTGATCCACAATGGGGTCCATCTAATCATTGACCACAAAGCTTCAGTTTCCTTATTTATGGATCTCATTATGTTTCGTTAAGGTGGAATTTTACTATTTCTTATCTTCAGCATTCTTATTGACAAAATCCCAAAAGCCCCAGTCACTTCAAAACTATCCTGCATGATATTCTTTCTATCATAACAAAATACAGGAGACATGAATAGAACAACAGTCAAGTGCACATACTTTGAAATGCTCTTTGCTGTCTCTGAAACTTCCCAAGCTGAAGAGTGTGCCTCCACAGCTTTCTTTTTCCAGCCATCAACATTTTCTGAGCCCTTCCCAGGAATTCTGCCTCTATGTTTCTTGGACCACCTTGTCATTGTGACCCGTTCATCTACTTGAACATCCCTGATTTCCAATTTAGAGGAATTGACACTCTGCAACTCCACAATGGGCAAGACAGTAGgagaggaaggagaaaaagatGGTTTCCTTTCAGGAGATGAGAAGATGCTACCCTCAGGGCTCATCTGGGTTGCGATGTCCCGTCTTGAAACAGTACGAGAAATATCAGTGGCTGCATCTTTGACCCCATCAAATTTCTCGTCTGCATCCAAGGACAATGAGCCAAGATCAAAACCGTAAATA is drawn from Vitis riparia cultivar Riparia Gloire de Montpellier isolate 1030 chromosome 18, EGFV_Vit.rip_1.0, whole genome shotgun sequence and contains these coding sequences:
- the LOC117906302 gene encoding uncharacterized protein LOC117906302, yielding MASEDDLCRDYLLLKPEEASFLDLVRVLCCSEWEKRGFIECTEEKELMRERRWIIFISLLVQKMLLYLRKPMAITGSVVELWLNLLSSNGGFLALLLNLLKGKMALPDKSSAEFTSVLGNLDTRVDLDRSIKNDDHRYTLSLSIMAAKLSYENEDFVQSVVRDHWKMEFLTFYNFWNEYQKKFSTQAFMFRDTSSDPALIVVAFRGTEPFDADAWRTDFDISWYKLPNVGKIHGGFMKALGQQKRIGWPKEIEQGNDSSLLAYYTIRQQLREILHKDEKAKFIVTGHSLGGALAILFVAILAYHEESWLMEKLEGVYTFGQPRVGDEQFGKFMEEKFRTHNVRYLRCVYCNDMVVRLPYDDRILLFKHFGTCLYFNSCYRGEVVREEPDKNYFSVVWAIPKILNAVWELIRSFIIPYIKGPDYREGWFQRLLRVVGLVIPGLSDHGPQDYVNTTRLGSLPLTPQL